One Fontisphaera persica DNA window includes the following coding sequences:
- a CDS encoding efflux RND transporter periplasmic adaptor subunit gives MRKLICLTMVAAVLVALTACQRHESQGTGQKYHCPMHPTYVSERMGDCPICNMKLVPIKEGGGDEPKASAKPYLPQPGQYYCPMKCEGSISDKHGDCPECGMKLLLADEKKAAEFAAAAAAPSPPPGRAVIHISAERRQAVGLRTALVEERELRREIWATAVVEHDETRYARVAPRFGGWVKEIYVNFTGQEVEAGQPLLRVYSPELLAAQNEYLLALRNGQQARTNPAATLARETAERLVQSARKRLELWQIAAEEIAAIEERGAIGDETLMRAPFSGHVLSKSAVEGKAFMAGETLYEIADLRRIWLRLSVWEKDWPLMRTGLVVRLNFPAFPGLAFTNSVAFLYPHIDSQTRRGEARVEMENPEHRLRPGMWAEAWVDLPLGRRVVAPASSVLDTGLRQVVFVERGDGHLEPREVKVGVRTDDYWEILAGLRVGERVVARALFLIDSESQLKAAIAGMVGHETPAASSTNVVSSHPH, from the coding sequence ATGAGAAAGCTCATTTGCCTGACGATGGTGGCCGCCGTTCTGGTGGCGTTGACGGCGTGCCAGCGCCATGAAAGCCAAGGTACGGGACAGAAATACCACTGCCCGATGCATCCCACTTACGTTAGTGAACGGATGGGCGATTGCCCCATCTGTAATATGAAACTGGTGCCCATCAAGGAAGGGGGCGGTGATGAGCCCAAGGCATCGGCCAAGCCGTATTTGCCGCAACCGGGCCAATATTATTGCCCGATGAAATGCGAGGGTTCGATAAGTGACAAGCACGGCGACTGTCCGGAATGCGGCATGAAACTGCTGCTTGCCGATGAGAAAAAAGCCGCCGAATTCGCCGCCGCTGCCGCTGCGCCTTCGCCTCCGCCAGGGCGTGCCGTGATACACATTTCCGCGGAGCGGCGGCAAGCCGTTGGATTGCGCACCGCGTTGGTGGAGGAGCGGGAATTGCGGCGCGAAATCTGGGCGACGGCCGTGGTTGAACATGATGAGACACGCTATGCCCGGGTGGCGCCGCGTTTTGGTGGGTGGGTCAAAGAAATCTATGTGAACTTCACCGGACAGGAAGTGGAGGCGGGGCAGCCATTATTGCGCGTGTACAGTCCAGAACTGCTCGCAGCGCAAAACGAATACCTCCTGGCGCTGAGGAATGGACAGCAAGCGCGGACCAATCCAGCAGCCACGCTGGCACGCGAAACGGCGGAACGGCTGGTACAATCGGCCCGGAAACGTTTGGAGTTATGGCAAATTGCCGCCGAGGAAATTGCCGCCATTGAGGAACGGGGGGCCATTGGGGATGAAACGCTGATGCGCGCTCCATTCAGTGGCCATGTGCTGAGCAAGTCGGCGGTGGAAGGAAAGGCTTTCATGGCGGGGGAGACGTTGTATGAAATTGCTGATTTGCGGCGCATTTGGCTGCGGTTGAGCGTTTGGGAGAAAGATTGGCCGCTGATGCGCACTGGTCTGGTGGTGCGCCTCAATTTTCCGGCTTTTCCGGGCCTGGCGTTCACCAACTCCGTCGCCTTTCTTTACCCACACATTGATTCCCAGACCCGGCGGGGCGAGGCGCGGGTGGAGATGGAAAATCCTGAGCATCGTTTGCGCCCCGGGATGTGGGCGGAGGCCTGGGTGGACCTTCCACTGGGGCGGCGCGTGGTGGCTCCGGCCAGTTCCGTGCTGGATACCGGTTTGCGGCAGGTCGTTTTTGTGGAGCGCGGCGATGGCCACTTGGAGCCTCGCGAGGTCAAGGTGGGGGTGAGGACGGATGACTACTGGGAAATACTCGCCGGTTTGCGCGTAGGTGAGCGGGTGGTGGCCCGCGCGTTGTTCCTGATTGATTCGGAAAGCCAGTTGAAGGCGGCCATAGCCGGCATGGTTGGCCACGAAACCCCGGCTGCAAGTTCCACCAATGTGGTCAGCAGCCACCCGCATTAA
- a CDS encoding RNA polymerase sigma factor, producing the protein MARLAMGEPLALNDLMDRHAAAVYGFLCRLLGDEQEAEDLAQETFVRVFESCQAYRSEQRFTPWLFTIAANLARSRRRSLARHPMESWDHQWDLENTTQGMGSGSAEQVDPAQQLLQEERREAVRMAVNRLPKELREVIVLCEWEDLSMAETASVLGTTIKAVESRLYRARKELRKRLRPWLEEGMAQSG; encoded by the coding sequence ATGGCGCGCCTGGCCATGGGAGAACCCCTGGCACTCAATGATTTGATGGATCGCCATGCCGCTGCAGTTTATGGATTTCTGTGCCGGTTGTTAGGCGATGAGCAAGAAGCCGAGGATCTGGCACAGGAGACATTTGTCCGGGTTTTTGAATCATGCCAAGCCTACCGCTCGGAACAGCGCTTTACCCCTTGGTTGTTCACCATTGCCGCAAACCTGGCTCGCAGCCGGAGGCGTTCACTTGCTCGCCATCCCATGGAATCATGGGACCACCAATGGGATTTGGAAAACACCACGCAAGGCATGGGATCAGGGAGCGCCGAACAGGTTGATCCAGCGCAACAATTGCTGCAAGAAGAGCGCAGGGAGGCGGTGCGGATGGCGGTGAATCGCCTGCCCAAAGAGTTGCGAGAGGTCATTGTCCTATGTGAATGGGAGGATTTGTCCATGGCGGAAACGGCGTCCGTCTTGGGCACCACGATCAAGGCGGTTGAGTCGCGCCTGTATCGAGCGCGCAAGGAATTGCGCAAACGTCTGAGACCATGGCTGGAAGAGGGTATGGCGCAATCCGGTTAA
- a CDS encoding TolC family protein, translating to MSKSHVMGMMGQGGASGTPRGGGWAWGCLGLAAMLALTGCLGRTLPQERAARKEVAAVGQQYRPGEARPALPVLSTNSLLSEFVLYGVLNHPRVEAAYYEWKASVEKITTARSLPDPRLTFQSDVAGTLMALMPGLMMEFPGPGKLRAEAAMAAAESDARYYAFESEVLEAAYAVRKSYYQLYFLRARIAVLREMLKWVADTEMLAQAQHQVGKVTLQDVLRAQIERQRLETEIANLEDAQQPLLTQFNAALGRRDTEETPPLPAQFQTTPDESFVEDWLREVETRHPRLRAMAAEIRQAEAAVAVARKGRVPDFSVGLELNAYASPLVASPQAGVTLPIWKDKIAAEIAAAQGRRRAAEARLLREQIQLAVEWADRSFMVREATRMIELFRGQLIPKARLSLEVGRENYRAGLVDYFNLAEAQRTLLEFQLAEINARAQRELALSEMSLLLAGRLPEGAPQRPVTEKETSPSR from the coding sequence ATGAGCAAAAGCCATGTCATGGGCATGATGGGCCAGGGTGGAGCATCAGGAACTCCACGAGGCGGTGGTTGGGCATGGGGTTGTTTGGGGCTGGCCGCCATGCTGGCATTGACGGGTTGTCTGGGGCGCACGTTGCCCCAAGAGCGAGCCGCCCGCAAGGAAGTGGCGGCCGTGGGGCAACAGTACCGGCCAGGGGAGGCGCGGCCCGCTTTGCCCGTCCTCAGCACGAACTCCCTATTGAGTGAATTCGTGCTGTACGGTGTGCTGAATCATCCGCGGGTGGAGGCGGCGTATTATGAATGGAAAGCTTCGGTGGAAAAAATCACCACTGCTCGTTCCCTGCCGGATCCGCGGTTGACATTTCAAAGCGATGTCGCCGGCACTTTGATGGCGCTGATGCCGGGGTTGATGATGGAGTTTCCGGGGCCGGGCAAGTTGCGGGCCGAGGCCGCCATGGCTGCCGCGGAGAGTGACGCGCGTTATTACGCCTTTGAATCGGAGGTGTTGGAGGCCGCCTATGCCGTGCGCAAAAGCTATTATCAACTCTATTTTTTAAGGGCGCGGATCGCGGTCCTGCGGGAAATGCTCAAGTGGGTGGCGGACACAGAAATGCTCGCGCAGGCTCAACACCAGGTGGGCAAGGTGACCCTGCAGGATGTGTTGCGGGCGCAGATTGAGAGACAGCGTTTGGAAACCGAAATAGCCAATTTGGAGGACGCACAACAACCCTTGTTGACCCAGTTTAATGCTGCTTTGGGACGGCGAGATACCGAGGAAACACCGCCTTTGCCGGCACAGTTCCAAACCACGCCGGATGAGTCATTTGTGGAAGATTGGTTGCGGGAGGTGGAGACAAGGCATCCGCGTTTGCGCGCCATGGCGGCGGAAATACGACAGGCGGAAGCGGCCGTGGCCGTGGCCCGCAAGGGCCGGGTACCGGACTTCAGCGTGGGATTGGAACTGAATGCCTATGCTTCCCCGCTGGTGGCTTCGCCTCAGGCCGGCGTTACGCTGCCGATTTGGAAAGACAAGATTGCCGCGGAAATTGCCGCGGCACAGGGCCGGCGGCGGGCCGCTGAGGCGCGTTTATTAAGAGAGCAAATTCAGTTGGCCGTGGAATGGGCGGACCGTTCTTTCATGGTGCGCGAAGCGACGCGAATGATTGAATTGTTCCGCGGCCAGCTCATACCCAAAGCGCGGCTATCCCTGGAGGTGGGCCGCGAAAACTACCGTGCCGGGTTGGTGGACTATTTCAACCTGGCCGAGGCGCAGCGCACGTTGCTGGAGTTTCAACTGGCGGAGATTAATGCACGCGCCCAGCGTGAGCTGGCGCTGTCGGAAATGTCTTTGTTACTGGCTGGCCGTCTGCCGGAAGGCGCCCCACAACGGCCGGTGACTGAAAAAGAAACATCCCCATCACGATAA
- a CDS encoding right-handed parallel beta-helix repeat-containing protein, translating into MNTPIMRGHWLPWLILVFGSWWGGAAERQYFVSASAAAGGDGSAVRPFRELVQARDAIRHARKTGALPGDARVVVRIAAGVYVLENTWELTAEDSGTPGHPVVYKAEGPGLARVQGGRTLRPADFKPVTNHLILNRLPATARQRVLVCDLSSITSAAFPEWKPAFKGTPPGPWLYINGQPMTLARWPNVEATNGGWAKFSKAVDTGLPKPDAPDPVMRKQRPGAFVFDYPRMAQWRMEEGVWLQGYWTHDWADEVLRMGSYDAEAKVVRLAAPHNYGIAAGTWGASHRRFYALNLLEELDSPGEWYLDRARKQLYLWPPAGWPKAEVVLALLAQPLLRIKETRHLQIIGLAFEYGHGDGIVLQDTEQVELAGCRVANLGGSGIQIQGRQNTVRSCDLFNLGRSGISLNGGDRARLIPANNLAYNNHIHHYGLFQRTYAPGIGANGCGQVARNNRIHDAPHNAVLYGGNEHLFELNEVYRVVMETGDAGAFYTGRDWTSQGNILRHNYIHDLGVGDTGHVNTMGVYLDDCDSGDTLEGNVFFRAGRAIMIGGGRDNTVLNNLVVDCPIGLHLDSRGTTWKQWNNPAEPGWHLEGKAQKLNYTQPPWSERYPRLARIMQEEPQWPLGNVIRRNVFVDCTQRLCDFDGNVRKILERLDIADNLAVSTRGAGHIAMAKNLKGFRDLMGTAAAPVDLGFRNAAAGDFALAPRARLYGELPAFQPIPFERIGLVVDEYRRTLPPR; encoded by the coding sequence ATGAATACGCCCATTATGCGCGGGCATTGGCTGCCCTGGTTGATTCTGGTCTTCGGCTCGTGGTGGGGAGGCGCTGCGGAGCGGCAGTACTTTGTCTCGGCTAGTGCTGCTGCTGGTGGTGACGGCAGTGCTGTCCGTCCTTTTCGGGAGCTGGTGCAAGCCCGTGACGCCATCCGTCATGCTCGAAAAACCGGCGCCTTACCGGGCGATGCCAGGGTGGTGGTGCGCATCGCCGCTGGGGTCTATGTACTTGAAAATACGTGGGAGCTGACCGCCGAAGACAGCGGCACGCCGGGCCATCCGGTGGTGTACAAGGCGGAGGGGCCGGGGCTGGCACGAGTGCAGGGCGGGCGCACGCTGCGTCCGGCTGATTTCAAGCCAGTGACCAATCACCTCATTTTGAACCGCCTTCCGGCGACGGCACGCCAGCGGGTATTGGTTTGTGACTTATCCAGCATTACGTCCGCGGCATTTCCTGAATGGAAACCGGCCTTCAAAGGGACTCCGCCTGGCCCCTGGCTGTACATTAATGGTCAACCCATGACTTTGGCGCGCTGGCCTAATGTCGAGGCTACCAACGGCGGATGGGCGAAATTTTCCAAGGCAGTGGACACCGGGCTGCCCAAACCCGACGCACCGGACCCTGTCATGCGCAAGCAGCGGCCGGGGGCCTTTGTGTTTGATTATCCGCGGATGGCTCAATGGAGAATGGAGGAGGGGGTTTGGCTGCAAGGCTATTGGACACATGATTGGGCGGACGAAGTGTTGCGCATGGGCAGCTATGACGCAGAGGCCAAGGTCGTTCGCCTGGCAGCGCCCCATAATTATGGCATTGCGGCTGGCACTTGGGGCGCCTCTCATCGGCGTTTTTATGCGCTGAATTTATTGGAAGAACTGGACTCGCCCGGGGAATGGTATTTGGACCGCGCTCGGAAGCAGCTTTACTTGTGGCCGCCCGCCGGCTGGCCCAAGGCCGAAGTGGTGCTGGCGCTGTTGGCGCAACCGCTGCTGCGCATCAAAGAAACCAGGCACCTCCAGATTATCGGCCTGGCTTTCGAGTACGGGCACGGGGATGGCATTGTGTTGCAGGACACCGAGCAGGTGGAGTTGGCCGGGTGCCGGGTGGCCAATCTGGGTGGCAGTGGCATTCAAATCCAGGGGCGCCAGAACACAGTGCGCTCCTGCGATTTGTTTAATCTGGGTCGCTCCGGCATCAGCCTGAACGGCGGGGACCGCGCGCGCCTGATACCCGCAAACAATCTGGCCTACAATAATCATATTCACCATTATGGTTTATTTCAGCGCACCTATGCGCCGGGGATTGGGGCCAATGGCTGCGGCCAGGTGGCGCGCAACAATCGCATTCATGATGCGCCGCACAATGCCGTGCTGTATGGCGGGAATGAGCATCTCTTTGAACTGAATGAAGTTTATCGGGTGGTCATGGAGACAGGAGATGCGGGCGCTTTTTACACCGGCCGGGACTGGACCAGCCAGGGCAACATTTTGCGGCATAATTACATTCATGATTTGGGCGTGGGCGACACGGGACACGTCAACACGATGGGGGTATATCTGGACGACTGCGACAGTGGGGATACCCTCGAGGGCAATGTCTTCTTTCGTGCCGGCCGAGCCATCATGATTGGCGGCGGACGTGACAATACGGTATTGAACAACCTGGTGGTGGATTGCCCCATTGGTTTGCATTTGGACTCGCGCGGCACCACCTGGAAGCAGTGGAATAATCCGGCAGAGCCAGGGTGGCATTTGGAGGGCAAGGCCCAGAAATTGAATTACACCCAGCCTCCGTGGAGCGAGCGCTATCCGCGGCTGGCGCGCATAATGCAGGAGGAGCCGCAATGGCCGCTGGGGAATGTCATTCGCCGCAATGTTTTTGTGGATTGCACCCAAAGGCTTTGTGATTTTGACGGCAATGTACGAAAAATCCTTGAACGACTGGACATTGCGGACAACCTGGCGGTGAGCACACGTGGGGCCGGCCATATCGCGATGGCCAAAAATCTCAAGGGCTTTCGCGACCTCATGGGCACGGCGGCGGCGCCGGTGGATTTGGGTTTTCGCAACGCGGCGGCCGGAGATTTTGCGCTGGCGCCGCGGGCGCGATTGTATGGGGAGCTGCCAGCCTTTCAGCCGATTCCCTTTGAACGTATTGGGCTGGTGGTGGACGAGTACCGCCGGACGCTTCCGCCGCGCTAA
- a CDS encoding periplasmic heavy metal sensor, with product MFVITRQVTALIWREHVGQSSLDDLEWLRREFRLGDAEMAAIRKLHDGYRLQCQKYCNEIAAARAELARLLKTPSTAGGEVQRQLEAIGRLRAQCQAAMLRHFAEVSQVMPPEQGQRYWEEVSRLVSAAHERVEETMRGGASSSHGH from the coding sequence ATGTTTGTCATCACCCGGCAGGTCACTGCCTTAATTTGGCGGGAGCATGTGGGGCAAAGTTCCCTGGATGATTTGGAATGGTTGCGACGGGAATTTCGGCTGGGGGACGCTGAGATGGCCGCCATTCGAAAATTGCACGATGGTTACCGTCTTCAATGCCAGAAGTATTGTAATGAAATTGCGGCTGCCCGCGCTGAATTGGCGCGTCTGTTAAAAACTCCGTCCACCGCCGGTGGGGAGGTGCAACGTCAATTGGAGGCCATCGGGCGTTTGCGGGCGCAGTGCCAGGCTGCGATGCTGAGGCATTTTGCCGAGGTCAGTCAAGTTATGCCCCCCGAACAAGGCCAGCGGTATTGGGAGGAGGTGTCCCGTCTGGTATCTGCCGCGCATGAACGGGTTGAAGAAACGATGAGGGGAGGCGCTTCGTCGTCGCATGGACACTGA
- a CDS encoding efflux RND transporter permease subunit, with product MKDTASPSVSSGPRESVIERIIEWSARNRFMVFLLVGALFSGGVYCVKNTPLDAIPDLSDTQVIVYTGWEGRSPNLVEDQITYPIVTRLISAPRVKVVRGYSFFGYSFVYVVFEDGTDIYWARSRVIEYLQGLSGNLPPGVTPALGPDASGVGWGFQYALVDREGRHDPGELRSFQDWHLRYWLQSIEGVAEVAVFGGYEKQYQVELDPGRLLAYNLPLDRIVSAIRAANNDVGGRELERHGTTYLVRGRGYIQNLEDLRWVVVGVDARGNPILLRDVAANITLGPEMRRGAGDFNGEGEVVGGIVVVRHGQNVLQVIERVKQRLEEIKPSLPAGVEVVVTYDRSDLIRRAIATLRRTLIEESIIVSLIVMVFLLDLGGAARAIVTLPIAVALAFIPMYFMGLTANIMSLAGIAISIGAICDEAVVMVENVHKKLEHAPPGLTRAQKQEIIIGACKQLGKPLFFALLIITISFLPVFALEGQEGRLFKPLAYTKTFTMAWAAFLSLTLGPALIVLMTGAKVIPEYRHPISRLLHRLYYPWVSALMRRRLLSMGIAVVAVASSVPIFKRLGSEFMPPLNEGTILYMPTTLPTISMTEAVRLMQIQDRILKQFPEVLTVHGKAGKAETATDPAPLEMFETVVQLKPQTEWRKVPQERWYSRWAPGWLKPALCRLWPEERPLTWEELVAEMDEALRLPGLVNAWTMPIKARIDMLSTGIRTPVGIKIYGPDLEVISRIGEKLEAVMREVPGTRSAYAERTAGGLYMDIIPNRRAMARYGMNVEDVWMVVETAIGGMAIDRTIEGRERYSINLRYSRELRDEPEKLKQILVPVALPASAGAGFNGMGEGTAGSSGSRGVAQVPLGELAEIRTTVGPPLIKNEDGALTGWVYVDITERDIGGYVARARQAVREKIEQAGHLPPGYRLEWTGQYEHMLRVKERLKIVVPITLLLIFVLLYLNFKSVPQTFIILLSIPFAMTGSLWMLYLLDYQLSIAVWVGIIALAGLAAQTGTVMIIYLDEAFHLYQRAGRMQTQHDLFEAITYGAVQRVRPKLMTVAMITLGLVPALWASGAGAEAIQRIAAPMVGGLITSTILTLEIVPAIYSLWRGRQVKWVKGPRPPRKSWQELSETFTDLERQLHGGQ from the coding sequence ATGAAGGATACTGCATCTCCATCCGTCTCCAGCGGGCCGCGGGAGTCAGTGATTGAACGCATCATTGAATGGAGTGCCCGCAACCGATTCATGGTGTTCCTGCTGGTAGGGGCCTTGTTCAGCGGGGGGGTGTATTGTGTCAAGAATACACCATTGGATGCGATACCCGATTTATCGGATACCCAGGTCATTGTGTACACTGGCTGGGAGGGGAGGAGTCCCAATCTGGTCGAGGACCAAATCACCTATCCCATTGTGACGCGGCTAATCAGCGCGCCGCGGGTCAAGGTGGTGCGGGGTTATTCATTTTTTGGCTATTCCTTTGTGTATGTGGTGTTTGAGGATGGCACGGATATTTATTGGGCGCGCTCGCGGGTCATTGAGTATCTGCAAGGATTGTCCGGTAATTTGCCCCCCGGGGTAACACCTGCGTTGGGGCCAGACGCTTCTGGCGTGGGTTGGGGCTTTCAATACGCGCTGGTGGATCGGGAGGGGAGGCATGATCCGGGCGAACTGCGCAGCTTCCAAGATTGGCACTTGCGCTATTGGTTGCAAAGCATTGAAGGCGTGGCTGAAGTGGCCGTTTTTGGCGGGTATGAAAAACAGTATCAGGTGGAATTGGACCCAGGCCGGTTGCTTGCCTACAACCTTCCCCTGGATCGCATTGTGTCTGCCATTCGCGCGGCCAACAACGATGTGGGGGGACGTGAACTGGAGCGACATGGCACCACGTATCTGGTGCGGGGGCGGGGCTATATACAAAACCTTGAGGATTTGCGCTGGGTGGTTGTCGGAGTGGATGCGCGCGGCAATCCCATTCTCTTGCGTGATGTGGCCGCCAACATCACCCTTGGTCCTGAGATGCGCCGGGGGGCAGGGGATTTCAATGGCGAGGGGGAGGTGGTGGGCGGCATTGTGGTCGTACGCCACGGGCAAAATGTGCTGCAGGTAATCGAGCGCGTGAAACAACGGCTGGAGGAAATCAAACCTTCTTTGCCGGCGGGTGTGGAGGTGGTGGTTACGTATGATCGGTCGGACCTGATCCGTCGCGCCATTGCCACGCTGCGACGCACGCTGATTGAGGAAAGCATCATTGTCTCGCTCATCGTCATGGTATTCCTGCTCGATTTGGGCGGGGCGGCCCGGGCGATTGTGACTCTGCCCATTGCGGTGGCGCTGGCCTTCATTCCGATGTATTTCATGGGGTTGACCGCCAACATCATGTCTCTGGCGGGCATCGCCATATCCATTGGGGCCATTTGCGATGAAGCGGTGGTGATGGTGGAAAACGTGCATAAGAAATTGGAGCACGCCCCGCCGGGCCTGACGCGCGCCCAAAAGCAGGAGATTATCATTGGGGCCTGCAAACAGTTGGGCAAACCGTTGTTTTTTGCTTTGCTCATTATTACCATCAGTTTTCTGCCCGTGTTTGCGCTGGAAGGGCAGGAAGGGCGGCTTTTCAAGCCCCTGGCCTATACAAAAACCTTCACCATGGCATGGGCGGCTTTTCTTTCGCTGACTTTGGGTCCGGCGTTAATTGTTTTGATGACGGGCGCCAAGGTCATCCCGGAATATCGTCATCCCATCAGCCGTTTATTGCACCGGCTTTATTATCCCTGGGTCAGCGCGCTCATGCGGCGGCGTTTGCTGTCCATGGGCATTGCGGTGGTGGCCGTCGCCTCCAGTGTGCCCATCTTCAAGCGGCTCGGTTCGGAGTTCATGCCGCCATTGAATGAGGGTACCATTCTCTACATGCCTACGACCTTGCCGACCATTTCGATGACAGAGGCCGTGCGGCTCATGCAAATCCAGGACCGCATCCTGAAGCAATTTCCCGAGGTGCTTACCGTGCATGGCAAAGCGGGCAAGGCCGAGACCGCCACTGACCCGGCCCCGCTGGAAATGTTCGAGACGGTGGTGCAACTCAAGCCACAAACGGAGTGGCGCAAAGTGCCGCAGGAACGATGGTATTCGCGCTGGGCTCCGGGCTGGTTGAAACCGGCCCTCTGCCGACTTTGGCCGGAGGAACGACCATTGACGTGGGAAGAACTCGTGGCGGAGATGGACGAGGCCTTGCGATTGCCGGGTCTGGTGAATGCATGGACGATGCCCATCAAGGCGCGCATAGACATGCTTTCCACCGGCATACGCACGCCAGTGGGCATTAAAATCTATGGGCCGGATTTGGAGGTCATCAGCCGGATTGGGGAAAAACTGGAGGCGGTCATGCGTGAGGTGCCGGGTACGCGCAGTGCTTATGCTGAGCGCACGGCTGGGGGGTTGTATATGGATATCATCCCCAATCGTCGCGCCATGGCCCGGTATGGTATGAATGTTGAGGACGTGTGGATGGTGGTCGAAACAGCCATTGGCGGCATGGCCATTGACCGCACGATTGAGGGGCGCGAGCGGTATTCCATCAATCTGCGTTACAGCCGTGAATTGCGGGATGAGCCAGAGAAGCTCAAACAGATATTGGTGCCCGTGGCGTTGCCCGCCTCGGCTGGGGCTGGTTTCAACGGCATGGGTGAAGGAACCGCGGGGTCTTCGGGCAGCCGGGGGGTGGCCCAGGTGCCGTTGGGTGAGCTGGCGGAAATTCGCACCACCGTGGGACCGCCCTTGATTAAAAATGAAGATGGGGCGCTTACTGGCTGGGTGTACGTGGACATCACGGAGCGGGACATTGGCGGATACGTGGCCCGGGCGCGGCAGGCTGTGCGTGAAAAAATTGAACAGGCCGGGCATTTGCCGCCCGGCTACCGTTTGGAGTGGACCGGACAATATGAGCACATGCTGCGCGTCAAGGAGCGGCTCAAAATTGTCGTGCCAATCACCTTGCTGCTCATTTTTGTGCTGCTCTATTTGAATTTCAAAAGTGTGCCCCAGACGTTTATCATTCTTTTATCCATTCCCTTCGCCATGACCGGCAGCTTATGGATGTTGTATCTGCTGGATTACCAGCTCAGTATCGCGGTATGGGTGGGCATCATCGCCCTGGCTGGTTTGGCGGCACAAACCGGCACGGTCATGATTATTTACCTCGATGAGGCGTTTCACCTGTACCAACGGGCCGGGCGAATGCAGACCCAACACGATTTGTTTGAGGCGATTACTTATGGCGCGGTGCAGCGCGTGCGTCCCAAGCTGATGACCGTGGCCATGATTACGCTGGGGCTGGTGCCTGCGCTCTGGGCCAGTGGGGCAGGGGCTGAGGCCATCCAGCGAATTGCTGCGCCCATGGTGGGAGGCTTGATTACCTCCACGATTCTAACCTTGGAAATTGTTCCGGCGATTTACTCGTTGTGGCGCGGGCGACAGGTGAAGTGGGTCAAAGGCCCGCGGCCGCCGCGCAAATCCTGGCAGGAACTCAGCGAGACATTTACGGACTTGGAACGGCAGTTGCATGGTGGCCAATAG